The sequence tgtgtaaatattttttaaaactgaagGTTAGGTCTACTTTTGCGAATTTAAGCAATAACTAGGACCTTTCttcgtaatattttttaacgaacGTGATCTACACCCTTTAAGGATTGTAgtaatgaacatttttttcttcaaatgtatctttaaagtaccaaaatgttgttttatttcgaagaatacttaaattttcagtGTGTGTAAATAGATACGACTATGGCTGTATAtctcatcataaaatttttaattctatgtataaatttcaaaataataaaaaaaaaccttctccttaaaatttgtgttttgtcgcttacgataatttggcgctaagggctcgatattttacatttttgttttttgaaaatataatgtcaatggttaaagttggagtttgcttaaaaaagtgtctacttttaaagtgtcaTCTATTATATTTAGATGACATTTAATTTACATAATCAAACtccaaaaacaattaaaaaaggcaaaaaaaaatttcttctataactttttgtttaatattgtttattgataattttttatcttatgttgtattaagccgttatcttaaataaatcactttaaaaactgacagatggcataaatgtaatcaaaataaattaattttattaaaatgcaaaatcctctaaCTTATGATGTTCaaacatacacattgaatattttgtaaagaaaaaccctctatctCTCATAATGTCCCCAATAatgcaacaattttaaaaaccaattatatgtgagaatcagtagttgctttaaaaaatattgtacaatatcgaattttaataactcaagtaatgaGCGTAAAAACAGTTTTTGGCTCTCctaaaaagttgtgttttttaagatagagggttttgaccAAAAGTATAAAACTGGATTACTATATGTGACAACATACATTTTATCTGCTATATTCTAATAGCTTAACTTCCGTTCTAACTTTCTATGGCAATTTCTGTAACGATCACAgtataatataattaataagtTCTATATTTGTTCTAATTTGagtaaaaatcaatatttcataTGTCTATGCCTTCTCAATGACGAGTATTAAATTGTTGTCACgcaattataaatttaacaacaaaataaaaatatacatagaagcacgtaataaataattaaaattcattactactatatttttgaacatgttTTCAATTAAGTGACATATTTTAGCAATACAATAAATTGAGTGGatcaacacaaaaaaacacacatactgTGACTTGAAATATTCTGTTTTATTCTTTGTATTTTGtctacaaataataataaaattttgtacatattataTTTAGATGTTAATTATTCCTCTGAGGTTTTCtcaaatacatagatacatatacaaaagaataaaagttattaattatagttctcaaaaatctttttaaaaatattatatacacACACAGCTTGTCTATTGACAATAAATTTAGTTGAATCTGTCTGCACTGTAAGAAGAGaaccaataataataataatatcataCAAATTCTATATTCTATATAGTAGtaaccatagataaatacacatagatcggaaactctcctgtcaaagaccttaCTCAGTTgtcctaagtggtgagaatgtattagtataaaaaatctgtgtgaaaacaaaaaacaacactcgtatctgtgattattttgagtaattttattatatgagtttttttctagtttccggtCTATGTCTATTTCTCTATGGTAGTAACCATAGAGAacagaaactagaaaaaaatcaaacaaaaaaattactcaaaataatcacacatacgagtgttgtttttgttttcacatagttttttctactaatatattctcaccacttaggtttctgacaactgagttaggtctttgacaggagagtgtccgctctatgtctattctctatggtagtaacattttaatattaaaaaatgtctagtttacacaaaaaaaataatcatgcCTAAGTAATTTCAACTCAACTCTCTCATATTCCTACAACATTCCCACTAAATTAATCCTTTGCAGACATTTAACTAAAGGACTTTCACAAACGTtgcattttacatttttcattaacgTAGTGAAAGAATGGAAACCacaacaataatataatttgcATGCAAACACTTCAGACAATACAAGATAAAGCAAggctttttttcaaacaaatttcataGCTAAACTAAAGACAGGCGAGGCAAACAAATTGTATGGAATAAAAACAACCGCAGGATACAAAACTGATACTGAGTACAAGTGTTTTTGAGGTGGCTGTCAGTCGGCTCAAGATACAAACAAGTCAATTGTAGTAGATTTTTTTACAGCAACAaggaatttaaaaacaaaaccaacagggtttattttacaaacataaaaatatgttattttactATAATTGTTAAGCCAGTGTAAACCAACCGGAAGCATCTTAATaacaagtatttaaaaaaaaaacggaatagAAAAGTGCATGCAAGTAGGAAGTCTAATGAAAATGTTGGAAAGATTTCGTTGAAAAGAGAAAGGAGaggaaatgctaaaaaaaaattacaagttaAGGTGGCTAGAGGTTGATTTTAAGCAAATGAACGTGTCTTATTAAAAGTTGAATAGGAATTTGAAGTTTATCAAACAATATAACTTGTAGACTTTCTGTTAAGGAAGTAAACACAACCATTTatccagaaatgggcctcaCCGTTGCCCGAATAGAACaccaattttgatgaaacaattttatcatttgcacgtgttgttgaacgctatatccgtccatggtgacgttgcaaaacaaataaatgagcAAATTCGACAGAcatagcttcaacaatatgaccGCTTTCAGCTGTCAGAGTAGTTGTGttatttttgcttatatctcagctatttgtgggccgattttcccgaaattaaatagcaaccgaaccaagACTATAGCAAATATACTAATGCAACAATCATCTATGTAAGTTGTCTGGGGCtccggaaagttgattttacaaacaaaatgacaaacatatttatacccttaccactcatggtTAAGGGTCTATGGTCACTCTAAAATATATCCAAGTGTATAAtagaaaaacatacattttccCATACATCATCCATCCATTCATCCATCAATTATGTATTATTGTGTCTTGAAATGAAACTAATTTGAAACTCATTTAGGCATAAGTGCACTTATTATACATAAAGTACACTTTCAATAGATAATTACAAAACTTGAGACATCATTAAAaaggaagcaaaaaaaaaacagcttttgttttgtattcattcagatattagaaaaaaacaacCTGTTGAATAAAACTATTATGAAATTGAAActaaactaattttgaaatataattttgtattttgcaGGTTCAGCTATAAAATGTTTTGTATGCAACAGTCATAAAGATGCAAATTGTGCATTGGATATGCCACCGGATAATCTACTAAAGGACTGTCAAGAGGACTATTCTTCAAGGGGTCGTGGTATCTCCACATATTGtcgtaaaataacacaaattattgaattttcagTAAATAATTGtaagtatgattttttttagtactacaccatttccaattgcatttcggaaattttttattgaatttcagaaatttgtaattctatttgatttatttttttatattagatTAGTTTAaacttacttattaaaaaatattaattcaaaattcctttttcttttattatatttttaaacagtacCCCCCGATAGCCGTACCATACGTACCTGTGGTTTCCAAAATCAAACTACCAACAATTTCTGCTATCAACGTGCCGGCTTTGGTGGCCGCCAAGTTGTGTGCTCCTGTGATACCGACAATTGTAATGCTGCCTCCGGCCTGGGGGTGTCATCGGTAGCCATGGCCACATCATTATTTGCTGCTGTAGCTTTATTGctgaaaaagtttgtttaatttcgtatagatttttattaaatttcaaattttaattttttaatttaattagtgATTTTTACAATTGTTATgattttgatttataataatttatattaccaCATACCATTTGTTAAACAGTTTTTTCCCTCAGCGTTAGTTTtaagttgaaatttaattttcttttcacaATGCAACATTTTGAATTACTAGAGTTATCTATGAAATTTATCTgattttaattggattttacacaattatatttttatgatttttttatatagatgttttaatacaaaacttttggctttaaaaatgctctcaaagaaatataggcatatgtatagaaaaaatataaagacaAATCCTTGATTTgtcttaaatttcttaaattttaaaaaatcaaaactaaatCCAAAAAAGCTGTTGAATTCACAACTATTTGTTTACTTTTGCTTCGTATTCTTATGTCATTCACTCGAAATTGATGTCAAACAAACTGTGTGATTTTACATAGAAGTAATGCTGCAGATTGCATTGAACTTTAAAGTTTATATTATACCACAAAtacaactaatttttaaaatacatacaattaatttgtataataaaaattgttatattattaattgaagttgtattttgtatgtttgtttaCTTTTGCTTTGTTTTCTTATGTCATGCAGTTGAGATTGATATCTTAAAAGTTGTAtgattttatgtattaatttaatttgttttaaggaTTTCTTTAAGAATTCATATCAAGTTCAATAGTCGATGATTGGAAAAAAATCCGATTCTTATAGAATTCaagtcaaatacaaaaatttccaCTTTTACTAATTATATCACACCAATTTCTTTCAGAGTATTTCTAAgccaaagaaatttttattttcaaacaccaGCCCCTCCCCCTCTATAtctttttaacacaaaaataagctttaaatttaatatttaaaacaaacaaatttaatgataaaaaaaaaacataataataatgtGCTAAATGTAAAATCCTACAAAATGAAAGTACGAAAACAAAAgtataatacaaataataataaaaaacatttaataaatttaatataaaatgcaataaaattataaaaatctccCTGAAAGTATTAATGAAAATAAGAATAAACGAATAATATATTGTAGCCTACCGTAAACcatttatttaagtaaatttcaagattttatttcgaaataaaaaaccaaacaaacaaaacttttaaatttgttattaaaatatataaaaaaataaagaaaaaaaaacatttttttaaataataagttcAAATCCaaagaagaaacaaaacacagctaataccaaaaaataattaaatgaaattaaatgtcCTCTatgaaaattccaaataaaacacatttaatttcaaagaaaatctTTAGACTAGCAATTAGAAGaaacgaaaacaaaagaaatcaactgctttttaaaaaaaaactacaaaaaaactttataaaaaaaataatttagcctAAAAATCAacagttataaaaataaaatacacataaAAATCAACTTCtgtatttaactaaaattaagaaaattttataaatattgagtACTACgaagaaaaatcaaataaatttataaataaaatcatgcAGTTTCACAAAACcttatgagaaataaaaaaatttacaaaaacatcTAAAGATTAACtcaagtttttacaaaaaaaagatttagTGGCTGGGATGGCatttttttgggcagtaaataTAACATGAGAGTTCATAAGTGAAGGTTAATTTCAAGATTTATGGATATTCAACCAACCAAGTATTCAAGTCAAGCTGTAATATTGAGGATTCTTAAGACTGCGTTTTAAAGAATCGAATCATAAGTTTCTTACATACAAATCAAGGGTTTTATGTTTCTTAAAGAGAAATCGTGGAGTTTTGTAAAGAATCccaaatttaaggaaataaagaactttaaaaattttgtatatcttTATTTGCAGTGCTAGAACGAAAAATGTTCTCGCCATTTATgtcaaagttttataaaaatgccGCCCACCACTACGCTTTAAATCTATAAGCagtctataaaaataaaaccttgCACTTTACACATCCTTGTTGTAATTGTTAGGCAAAAACAAAATCACATTCAATATAAATAGCAAACCACATACTAAAATAACCATAATTGGCGAAACATGTTaaagtcatatttaaatacaaattataaacgCCCCCACACActcaaatacacacacacattcacttGTTACTGACCAACTGccaataaaatgaaacaaattattataaaaacaaatgaagcaaatattgttaaatattgtaataaataaaaaaaaatatttgaacaacaAATGCATAGAGACATAACACTCACTTAACATAAATGGTCCTAAATGATCCATAAAACACCCATACATTTAAAgaagaaaaagttttaaaattcatCTTTGTTTTGTGagcatttttaaaactttgttttcaataaagaacaaaatttagcaaatgaaactaatttttttagtatCATTAGAACAAACCCCTCCCCCTTCTCACTCTATAATTGTTAATAGTAGTTTTTTCTCttaaaagaaaacgaaaaaattaatatttaaaacatcgCTATAAAACAGAAATTATTGGTCTAAGTAAAAAAACAAGACACTTAACAAAAATTGCtcgaagttaaaaaaataaaaccttctaaaatgtcctttaatattaatatgtaatttgttaacaaaaaaaaacataaataatttataaaaaaccaaacaaaaaaatatgtatttctttaGTAAAAATTGTAAAAGCTGATATAATGTCATAAAtggaaatattgaataaaaatttaataaaaataataaaaaaaatataaaattgctttgattattttaaaataagtaaaaacttttaaaattccaGTATAGATTCAGATGAAATAATTTCTCCCAAATTGTTTTCAAACCTTAATCTCAATTATTTTCAACAGTTGAATGCAATGTCGATAATGGAAAAATCCTATAGGAGTGCATCCAGGGATATCCCATGTAATGCCGGGTGATCTGGTTAGGCGCATGCGTATTCTATGCATCTTTGGGAATGATCCTAGTATTGCAGTATCTATCTATTACTATGGAACGAATTCGTTCTTTTGTTGAATCGGAATTCGCACGATTTTGGGATAATTTACCAGAACTTTGAAAGTTTATTACTCTGTCGAAACCTAGATCTCAATTGCTGCTATCGCTCTGAAAGGGTGGCTTAGGTATCACCAATTTATTTTAGAATGAACCTTGTATGTTTTGCTGAAACCTCTGAACATATTCAATTGGCCAATGCTGGCAATGTGCAGAACAAAATGGTTTGAAAGGGCCTTTaccaccacttaggtttttgtaaattgagttaggtttttgacaggagagtttcagatctacatgttttttattttttttttattatctatgattgaatgtaaaacaaataaatcaaaaaactaaaatatgtgAATTCGCTTTAAAAACGAATGAGTTACTCGAATTCGTTTTACAGAACAGGGGATAAAGTTGAACACAATATTAAATGTTCCACACCCCACCcaccatatataaaaaaaaattcaagaaaatatgATTTAGGCGAATACATTACGTCTttaatatgaattatttaaaatatttaaataaattacaaattgctaatacaaataaaacaaacaaaatacatttgttAAGAGGaattaaaagcatttttatGAGGCAGCCGTCACAGCCTTTACAGGTTCATTGCCATGTTTCACGCGCTTCAAGGCAATGTAACATTTTTTCGTAACCAAGTCATGATATCCCACTGGGCCCATATCGCAATCGGcacaaatcaaaaattttcgCTGTTCAATTGTATTGGAGAaaccaatattttcaaatgtgaaCATGTCATCAACCAGCCAAAAATCATCCAGTGATTCAGTTTCAATCGTTTGAACATCTTTGGTATTTTTTTGATGCATTAAAGGCAATTCAAACTGGaaagaaatcaaatgaaatattcAATTTTTGTGGATTAGTCAAAAACAACCATACACACCTGATTTTTTTCATAGAGTCCCTGCTGGTCTTTCAGAATGAGTGAATTACAGAAGCAGCAtctaacattttgtttatttttattattagaaatttCGTTAGTTACAGTAGAATCTTCAGACATGTTTAAAATAATGAGTATTaacttattataaattaaagagaattctaaataaaatttgtgcaaaattgttcacgataaaaataaatgcttctttttgttaaaaataaatattcacgGTGAACTGGGTAACTATTAATTAGTATCAGTGCTGCCAAGTTTATACAATAAAACAgataattcataataataatttaattgattaatttatggttttaaaattaattaaattattttatttgcaatatttattgttaaaattatatttgttaccAACACTATATAATTCACAATTATGATTCTCTACAGTTTGAAATCCTCTGTAGAAAACATGACATTTGCCGCCatattactttaaattttttttgttatattaaaacCAATTTCTTACGGCAACATAGACgctaaatttcatttatttgtttaattaatgtttAAGTGTTTTATGTTACTAATTATTTCGTATAAAGCGATACGCCATAgtatattttatatagttttaataataataaatattagtttctaaaaattaaagcGGAAAAGGAAAAACCACCAACTAATTGGAAGAAAGCAACAAAcacattaaaagaaatttggCAAACAACAATAAGTACAACAAATAATTTCCTTTTCCTATCATACATTAACGAATtgctttaaacaaaaataagagaaaaaccATGAACGATCATCAAATGCGCCACAAAAAACGTAAGTATTGTTAATTTgttggaataaaataaaattccaatCTTAATGTCTTGCAACTGTCAAGGACTTTTTGAGGTTAGAGGGAATTTGTgacattacaaattttttaaaatctagtTGGCTTtgattttcttactttttaaaaaaaaaatttttcacaaaagcaCGTAAAATATTAGGCAACGGACCAAGTACTGAATATTCGAACTCAGTTAATAATTTAAGTGGTCATATCTGGAATCAAACTGCTCAACAAAACTCCCAATTAAATAACACCAACTACCAAAGCATTAACAGCCTCACTTTAACTGACCCCATTAATTCAATTACATCACttcatttacaacaacaacaacaaatggaaCGTTTACGACTGGCCAATATAATGAATCAAggtaaaaataatataacattaaagaattactaaattaaatatacatatttaatttttcaatagaaatgcATGCTTTATGGCCTTATGGTACTGCCACTTTTCTATCCCCCATGCTGCCAGCCCATAACATGCATTTGCCTTATGCTTTAGCCGGCACTCTACCTTATGCAGCTGTTCCCATTTATCAAAGCTTACCTAATGCTCAACCATGTACTGTTTCGCCGGTATCTTCATCATCAAGTGGTTCCTCTTCCGTCGTCACATCAACAACcaatcagcaacaacaacaacaaagtcAAATTCTTCAACAACATTTATTGCGCTCTAACTCGATTTCAAGTAACAATTCCAGTGCTCTTGGCAATGGCAGTGTAGTTTCTACGACCAATCAAAATTCCGTTAACGATCCCAATaagattaatatacaaattggtTTACAGTGTGTCTCACAAAATGCACCTCTGAACATTAACTCTATGAATGATACGTTTGCCAAAGTTAATTTGTTGAACTTTTGTAATCCATCTGGTCAAATGGTGGAAAAGGATTGTAAAGGtatgtttttttagtttataatcACGAAAAAGAAATGtccgaaacaaaattaattgcGGTATTTTAGGCTGTTTTGCCAATACTGAATTGTATTTTGGCGGTTTATTAGTAAGTGAGGACTattgtgaataaataatatttccgTTGCTCAGAGTtgccaatattttatttagtgttagaac comes from Calliphora vicina chromosome 2, idCalVici1.1, whole genome shotgun sequence and encodes:
- the LOC135951776 gene encoding uncharacterized protein LOC135951776; its protein translation is MYNMQYLILASALVLMLTVQQGSAIKCFVCNSHKDANCALDMPPDNLLKDCQEDYSSRGRGISTYCRKITQIIEFSVNNLPPDSRTIRTCGFQNQTTNNFCYQRAGFGGRQVVCSCDTDNCNAASGLGVSSVAMATSLFAAVALLLKKFV
- the strat gene encoding guanine nucleotide exchange factor MSS4 homolog — protein: MSEDSTVTNEISNNKNKQNVRCCFCNSLILKDQQGLYEKNQFELPLMHQKNTKDVQTIETESLDDFWLVDDMFTFENIGFSNTIEQRKFLICADCDMGPVGYHDLVTKKCYIALKRVKHGNEPVKAVTAAS